A genomic segment from Thamnophis elegans isolate rThaEle1 chromosome 3, rThaEle1.pri, whole genome shotgun sequence encodes:
- the LRATD1 gene encoding protein LRATD1 has product MGNQLDRITHLSYSELPTGDPSGIEKDELRVGVAYFFSDEEEDLDERGQPDKYCVKGSSSPAQESPTRHHHHHHAPQLALSETQFSAFRGQECIFSKVSGDSQTGDLSVSPASSLPALCKPGDLLELLYLGPSEHPPPPPQWAVYVGNAQIIHLHQGQIRQDSLYEAAAGNVGRVVSSWYRFRPLVAELVVQNACSHLGLKSPEICWTNSESFAAWCRFGKREFKAGGELQPASGSQPQQQYYLKIHLADSKGHTVRFQSLEDLIREKRRIDASGKLRVIQELAMVDDGKE; this is encoded by the coding sequence ATGGGAAATCAACTGGATCGCATCACTCACCTGAGTTACAGCGAGCTGCCGACCGGGGACCCCTCGGGGATCGAGAAAGACGAGCTGCGCGTCGGCGTGGCTTACTTCTTCTCCGACGAGGAGGAGGATCTGGACGAGCGAGGCCAGCCGGACAAGTACTGCGTGAAGGGCTCGAGCAGCCCGGCTCAAGAGTCCCCCACccgacaccaccaccaccaccacgcgCCGCAGCTGGCGCTGAGCGAGACCCAGTTCTCCGCCTTCCGCGGCCAGGAATGCATCTTCTCCAAGGTGAGCGGAGACTCGCAGACGGGCGATTTGAGCGTCTCCCCGGCGTCTTCCCTGCCTGCCCTGTGCAAGCCGGGAGACCTGCTGGAGCTGCTCTACCTGGGGCCGTCCGAGCACCCTCCGCCGCCCCCGCAGTGGGCCGTCTACGTGGGCAACGCTCAGATCATCCACTTGCACCAGGGCCAGATACGGCAGGACAGCTTGTACGAGGCGGCCGCCGGCAACGTGGGCCGGGTGGTGAGTAGCTGGTACCGCTTCCGCCCCCTGGTGGCCGAGCTGGTCGTGCAGAACGCTTGCAGCCACCTGGGCTTAAAGAGCCCCGAGATCTGCTGGACGAACTCGGAGAGCTTCGCCGCTTGGTGCCGCTTCGGCAAACGGGAGTTCAAAGCCGGCGGGGAGCTCCAGCCGGCCTCGGGCTCTCAGCCTCAGCAGCAATACTATCTCAAGATCCACCTGGCGGACAGCAAGGGACACACGGTGCGCTTCCAAAGCTTGGAGGACCTCATTAGGGAGAAACGCAGGATCGATGCCAGCGGGAAACTGAGGGTGATCCAAGAACTGGCCATGGTGGACGATGGCAAAGAATGA